In the Desulfosporosinus acidiphilus SJ4 genome, TCCGATTTTATGGACAGGCTCCTTTCGGACAAATACACGCAGAACCTCATGGAAGTTTGGCCCGCAGGAAAACGAATATCAGTACTCAATATTCTGGAGATAGGTTTCCGTGCCCAGCATGGAAAAATTATTACGAGGCCCCTTGGTTCCCCAAAACATTTCCCAGGGTTCGATAATCTGATGTTCGCTCCCAACATCATGGGACGCTTATCACTTCCTGAAAATACGCCGATGAATATGCAGGTGACCATCGGTCCCAAAGCTGATAGACCGATGGTTATCAAAATTCCTATTATGATCGGAGCTATGGCTTACGGAATCGCTTTGAGTGAGGAAGCCAAAAGAGCTTTAGCCAGGGCCGCCAAAACATTGCAAACATCTACCTGTTCCGGCGAAGGTCCCTTCTTGCCGGAAGAACGACAAGAAGCAGGGAACTATACGCTGCAAATTTCCCGTTGGGCTTGGGGGGCCAGGACTCAAGAGCAGATTGAGGCTGCCGACATGTTGGAGGTCCAAATGGGTCAAGGCGCTGACATGGGAACTGTCAGTATCGAAGCCAAAGAATTTCAGGGCAGGGCCCAAGAACTCTCAGGATTGGCACCCGACGAGCCGGCTATAGCCTTTCCGGCGCCGCCGGGAGTACAAAAAAACGGTGATTGGCCGGGGTTTATGAAACAGTTGCGAAAACAAGCCAGGGGAATACCTATTGCC is a window encoding:
- a CDS encoding FMN-binding glutamate synthase family protein; the encoded protein is MQITMPSSYWSLLLILLLVLQLLLVLPLVIRPMIRYLVGQQISDFMDRLLSDKYTQNLMEVWPAGKRISVLNILEIGFRAQHGKIITRPLGSPKHFPGFDNLMFAPNIMGRLSLPENTPMNMQVTIGPKADRPMVIKIPIMIGAMAYGIALSEEAKRALARAAKTLQTSTCSGEGPFLPEERQEAGNYTLQISRWAWGARTQEQIEAADMLEVQMGQGADMGTVSIEAKEFQGRAQELSGLAPDEPAIAFPAPPGVQKNGDWPGFMKQLRKQARGIPIALKIMATGHLEDDLAAAIRLGFDAVVIDGAQGGSHATTPIKQDDFGIPSFYALCRAVRFLQQQGVREQMSLIAAGGYFTPGECLKAIALGADAIYMATVPLIALTHDQVKKVIPWEPPTTLVFYDSPAKGKLNIDQAATSVVNIITSMVLEMEEGMRALGKSSLKELSPDDLVALDTLTAEVTGAKRIY